Proteins co-encoded in one Arthrobacter alpinus genomic window:
- a CDS encoding GTP cyclohydrolase II yields the protein MSEECLVTGGPVVALPTRFGTFSVQAWIDAGTGAEHLSLSAPGEAASGEPAADELGYTGSADAVVPLVRLHSECLTGDVFGSYRCDCGEQLDHALEEIHRRGGTLVYLRGHEGRGIGLANKIRAYSLQESGADTVEANEQLGLPVDARDYSAAAGILAALGLTRIALLSNNPLKEADLASRGIEVVAMVPALILARTENLRYLETKRDRMHHALTLGDSSASHSAAVTHTISDTTEGPTV from the coding sequence ATGTCTGAGGAATGCCTAGTCACCGGCGGGCCGGTGGTTGCCCTGCCAACCCGCTTTGGCACGTTCTCCGTGCAAGCATGGATTGATGCAGGCACGGGCGCCGAGCACCTGAGCCTCAGCGCACCGGGCGAAGCTGCTTCAGGTGAGCCAGCGGCAGATGAGCTAGGCTACACCGGTTCGGCAGACGCCGTCGTACCTCTGGTGCGGCTGCATTCGGAATGCCTCACGGGAGACGTGTTTGGCTCCTATCGTTGCGATTGCGGCGAACAACTTGACCACGCTCTGGAAGAAATTCATCGTCGCGGCGGCACTCTAGTGTACTTGCGCGGACATGAGGGGCGGGGGATTGGGCTCGCCAACAAGATCCGTGCCTACAGCTTGCAGGAATCCGGCGCCGACACGGTGGAAGCCAACGAGCAGCTGGGCTTGCCTGTTGACGCGCGCGACTACTCGGCGGCGGCGGGCATCCTTGCTGCCTTGGGGCTCACCCGCATTGCACTGCTGAGCAACAATCCCCTGAAGGAAGCTGATCTGGCGAGCCGCGGCATCGAGGTGGTGGCCATGGTGCCGGCGTTGATCCTGGCCCGGACGGAAAACCTTCGCTATCTAGAGACCAAGCGGGACCGCATGCACCATGCGCTCACGCTGGGTGATTCAAGCGCTTCTCATAGCGCAGCAGTTACCCACACCATCAGTGACACAACGGAAGGACCCACAGTATGA
- the hisI gene encoding phosphoribosyl-AMP cyclohydrolase produces the protein MPETGAELSAEVAALLKHDGAGLVAAIIQQFDSQEVLMLGWMDNEALRRTLTSGRVTFYSRSRQEYWRKGDTSGHVQYVKSVALDCDGDALLITVDQVGAACHTGTRTCFDGRGLQAVVGERN, from the coding sequence ATGCCTGAAACGGGTGCAGAATTGTCGGCAGAAGTCGCCGCCTTGCTCAAGCATGATGGAGCCGGCCTAGTTGCCGCCATCATCCAGCAGTTCGACAGCCAGGAAGTGTTGATGCTTGGCTGGATGGACAACGAGGCATTGCGCCGCACCCTGACCTCTGGCCGCGTCACCTTCTACTCCCGTTCACGGCAGGAATACTGGCGCAAGGGCGATACCTCCGGGCATGTCCAATATGTGAAGTCTGTAGCGCTGGACTGTGACGGCGACGCGCTCCTCATCACCGTGGATCAGGTGGGCGCCGCCTGCCACACCGGCACACGCACCTGCTTTGATGGCCGCGGGCTGCAAGCCGTGGTTGGCGAGCGCAACTAG
- the ribB gene encoding 3,4-dihydroxy-2-butanone-4-phosphate synthase: protein MSTILDPVPLAIAAMARGEAVLVVDDEDRENEGDIIFAAQHSTPALMGWTIRYSSGVICIPMDERHADRLALPPMVAVNQDAKGTAYTVSCDAAHGMSTGISATDRSLTARVLADPLSTPVSITRPGHIFPLRAVAGGVRQRPGHTEAAVDLCKLAGCEPVGVIAEVVDDSGEMVRLQGLRQFADEHSLVLISIADLVSYLAALDTAAPGAAVPGAAALETAEGDHV, encoded by the coding sequence ATGAGTACTATTCTGGATCCGGTTCCACTCGCTATTGCGGCAATGGCCCGTGGTGAAGCCGTGCTGGTGGTGGATGACGAGGACCGGGAAAACGAAGGCGATATCATCTTCGCCGCCCAGCACAGCACCCCCGCACTGATGGGCTGGACCATTCGTTACAGCTCCGGCGTCATTTGCATTCCCATGGATGAGCGCCATGCGGACCGCTTGGCCCTCCCACCCATGGTTGCGGTCAATCAGGACGCCAAAGGCACCGCCTACACCGTCAGCTGCGATGCGGCGCACGGCATGTCAACGGGCATCAGCGCCACTGACAGGTCACTGACGGCGCGCGTCTTGGCAGACCCGTTGTCCACACCGGTCTCCATCACGCGCCCCGGCCACATCTTCCCACTGCGGGCAGTTGCTGGGGGAGTGCGCCAGCGCCCTGGGCATACGGAAGCGGCCGTGGACCTGTGCAAACTGGCAGGCTGCGAGCCCGTGGGTGTCATTGCTGAAGTGGTCGATGACAGCGGTGAAATGGTGCGCCTGCAGGGTCTGCGTCAATTTGCCGACGAGCACTCTCTGGTCTTGATTTCCATTGCTGATCTGGTGTCTTATCTGGCGGCTCTGGACACTGCTGCTCCGGGCGCTGCTGTTCCGGGTGCAGCTGCTCTCGAAACCGCTGAGGGTGACCATGTCTGA
- the pnuC gene encoding nicotinamide riboside transporter PnuC, with amino-acid sequence MDFLRWLFDAKLEFAGGGFLLWREVIGNLFGLASALGGMRRKIWAWPVGIIGNALLFTVFMGSVFGSADHVNLLGQAGRQIMFIAVSIYGWQRWNQTRHQKNDDGTHVGDAVEPRWAGARVRLLLVAAMVGGTAILTPIFTALGSYEPVWADAWIFMGSLLATYGMAKGWVEFWLIWVAVDLVGVPLLFSAGYYASAFMYVFYGAFTLVGFFVWWRVRRTTDAVARKVSVDATFPDITVSNTASKREAKK; translated from the coding sequence ATGGACTTTCTGCGATGGCTCTTTGACGCCAAACTTGAATTCGCCGGCGGCGGATTCCTGCTGTGGCGAGAAGTCATAGGAAACCTTTTTGGGCTCGCCAGCGCCCTCGGCGGTATGCGCCGTAAAATCTGGGCTTGGCCGGTGGGCATCATCGGCAACGCACTGCTCTTCACCGTCTTCATGGGCTCGGTCTTCGGCTCGGCCGACCACGTGAATCTGTTGGGCCAAGCTGGCCGCCAAATCATGTTCATCGCCGTCTCTATTTACGGCTGGCAGCGCTGGAATCAGACGCGCCACCAGAAGAACGACGACGGCACTCACGTAGGCGACGCCGTCGAGCCTCGCTGGGCTGGAGCCCGGGTACGGTTGCTCCTGGTTGCCGCCATGGTAGGTGGCACGGCCATCCTCACCCCCATCTTCACGGCACTCGGTTCTTACGAACCGGTGTGGGCCGACGCTTGGATCTTCATGGGTTCGCTGTTGGCCACTTACGGCATGGCCAAGGGCTGGGTTGAGTTCTGGCTGATCTGGGTGGCCGTGGATCTGGTGGGCGTGCCGCTACTGTTCAGTGCCGGATATTACGCCTCCGCATTCATGTATGTCTTCTACGGTGCATTCACTTTGGTTGGTTTCTTCGTATGGTGGAGGGTGCGGCGCACCACCGATGCCGTAGCCCGGAAGGTGTCAGTTGACGCAACGTTCCCTGACATTACTGTGAGCAACACGGCGAGCAAGAGAGAGGCCAAAAAATGA
- the ribH gene encoding 6,7-dimethyl-8-ribityllumazine synthase, with protein MSGHGAPVIGFDPAEKSQAAGLKLAIIAASWHTEIMDGLLAGALRGAADAGIENPVVVRVPGSFELPVAAVRLAPKFDAVVALGVVIRGGTPHFEYVCQAATLGLTDVSTRTGVPVGFGVLTCDTEEQGIARAGLPGSVEDKGHEAVTAALATALTLADLGV; from the coding sequence ATGAGCGGCCACGGAGCACCTGTTATTGGATTTGACCCGGCAGAAAAGTCACAGGCGGCAGGGCTGAAGCTAGCCATCATTGCCGCCAGCTGGCACACGGAAATTATGGACGGATTGTTGGCAGGTGCCTTGCGAGGCGCGGCCGATGCGGGTATTGAAAACCCGGTGGTGGTCCGGGTCCCCGGCAGCTTCGAACTGCCCGTTGCGGCTGTCCGGCTGGCGCCGAAGTTTGACGCCGTCGTGGCCCTGGGCGTGGTCATCCGTGGCGGTACGCCGCACTTTGAGTACGTGTGCCAGGCGGCAACTTTGGGGTTGACCGACGTCAGCACGCGCACGGGCGTGCCGGTGGGCTTCGGCGTGTTGACTTGCGATACCGAGGAGCAGGGTATTGCCCGCGCCGGGTTGCCCGGCTCGGTGGAGGACAAGGGGCATGAAGCCGTCACGGCCGCGCTGGCCACCGCGTTGACGCTGGCAGATCTGGGCGTTTAG
- the rpe gene encoding ribulose-phosphate 3-epimerase, with protein MSVSRPPLACCINPSILSADFVNLQAELARISNADAVHVDVMDNRFVPNLTIGLPVVERIQQVSPVPLDAHLMIAEVDRWAPLYADAGLDSVTFHVEASDAPIKLARELRARGAKAGMALRPATAVEPYLDMLEELDMLLIMTVEPGFGGQAFLDVTLPKIRRARAAIEGSGVNVAIQVDGGITEETITRAAEAGANVFVAGSAVYGKASPAEAIESLRAKGQLAFG; from the coding sequence ATGTCCGTGAGCCGCCCACCCCTTGCATGCTGCATCAATCCCAGCATCCTGTCCGCCGACTTTGTCAATCTCCAAGCTGAACTCGCCCGGATCTCCAACGCCGACGCCGTTCACGTTGACGTCATGGATAACCGCTTTGTGCCGAACCTGACCATCGGCCTGCCCGTGGTGGAACGGATTCAGCAGGTCAGCCCCGTGCCGTTGGATGCGCACCTGATGATCGCCGAGGTGGACCGCTGGGCGCCGCTCTATGCCGATGCCGGCTTGGACTCTGTTACGTTCCATGTCGAGGCATCCGATGCCCCCATCAAACTGGCTCGGGAACTGCGGGCCAGGGGAGCGAAGGCGGGCATGGCGCTGCGCCCGGCAACCGCCGTCGAACCTTATTTGGACATGCTCGAAGAGCTGGACATGCTGCTCATCATGACTGTGGAGCCTGGCTTTGGTGGGCAGGCATTTTTGGACGTGACGTTGCCCAAGATTCGGCGCGCCCGGGCGGCCATTGAGGGCAGCGGCGTTAATGTGGCCATCCAGGTTGACGGCGGTATCACCGAGGAAACCATCACCCGCGCAGCCGAGGCTGGCGCTAACGTGTTCGTCGCCGGCTCCGCCGTGTATGGCAAGGCATCGCCTGCGGAGGCCATCGAGTCTCTGCGCGCCAAGGGCCAGCTGGCCTTCGGCTAA
- the ribD gene encoding bifunctional diaminohydroxyphosphoribosylaminopyrimidine deaminase/5-amino-6-(5-phosphoribosylamino)uracil reductase RibD: MNFGTIDDVSFKNEPEHFTSAEILGMETALSAARQGVRSSNPLVGAVIIDADGTFLAIGHHRGAGTAHAEADVINRLLGTGVKRDLSAATLIVTLEPCSHVGRTGPCTQAILDAGIGNVVYAVADPHMPAAGGAQILRNEGINVRMGLMAAEAEDLNRRWFVAVRENRPFITARLAQTVDGRIAAVDGTSQWITSQASRQDSHELRARVDAIVVGTGTVMADNPRLTARAADGSDAAQQPLRVVMGMREIPADAAVRGVQGTPSSPDRLGDDDFLALHTHDPAAVVRELHGRGVGHLMIEGGAIINAAFLAQGLVDELVVYLAPTLLGSGIPALTDLGVGTLEQAQRWEWDATTTGPVELLGPDLKLTLMPAKVPASEQGS, from the coding sequence ATGAACTTCGGCACAATAGACGATGTTTCCTTCAAGAATGAGCCCGAACACTTCACCTCCGCGGAGATTCTGGGCATGGAAACGGCGCTCTCCGCAGCCCGTCAAGGCGTGCGCAGCTCCAACCCGCTGGTGGGTGCTGTCATCATTGACGCCGACGGAACGTTTTTGGCCATTGGCCATCACCGTGGCGCCGGTACAGCCCATGCCGAAGCTGACGTCATCAACCGGCTGCTTGGAACGGGCGTCAAGCGTGACCTCTCTGCTGCAACGCTCATCGTGACCCTGGAACCGTGCAGTCACGTTGGCCGCACCGGTCCGTGTACACAGGCTATTTTGGATGCTGGGATCGGCAACGTTGTTTACGCAGTAGCGGACCCGCACATGCCGGCTGCCGGTGGGGCGCAAATCCTCCGCAACGAAGGCATCAACGTGCGCATGGGCCTCATGGCCGCAGAAGCAGAGGATCTCAACCGACGCTGGTTTGTGGCTGTCCGCGAAAACCGTCCGTTCATTACGGCCCGGCTCGCTCAGACCGTTGACGGCCGGATCGCCGCCGTTGACGGCACCAGCCAGTGGATCACCTCGCAGGCTTCCCGCCAGGACTCGCACGAATTGCGAGCCCGGGTGGATGCCATTGTGGTGGGCACCGGAACCGTCATGGCCGATAACCCGCGCCTGACAGCACGAGCAGCCGATGGCTCAGACGCGGCGCAACAGCCGCTCCGAGTGGTCATGGGCATGCGTGAGATTCCGGCGGACGCCGCCGTGAGAGGTGTCCAAGGCACCCCAAGTAGCCCGGACCGCTTAGGCGATGACGACTTCCTGGCCCTGCACACTCACGATCCGGCCGCCGTCGTCCGTGAACTCCACGGACGCGGGGTGGGCCACCTCATGATCGAAGGTGGCGCGATCATCAACGCCGCGTTCCTCGCCCAAGGGCTGGTGGATGAGCTAGTGGTCTACCTCGCACCAACCCTTCTGGGATCAGGCATTCCCGCCCTCACCGACCTCGGAGTCGGCACGCTGGAGCAGGCGCAGCGCTGGGAATGGGATGCCACCACAACCGGACCCGTAGAACTACTGGGTCCGGACCTGAAATTGACGCTGATGCCGGCCAAGGTGCCCGCCAGCGAGCAAGGAAGCTGA
- the hisG gene encoding ATP phosphoribosyltransferase, producing the protein MLRVAVPNKGALSEAASAMLAEAGYRQRRDSRELVMVDPENNVEFFFLRPRDIAVYVGAGTLDVGITGRDLLMDAQVDAEELLPLGFAKSTFRFAGPVGDFASAAELEGKRLATSYDGLLREYLAELGINASVVRLDGAVESSVRLGVADAIADVVETGSTLKAAGMEIFGEPILSSEALLIGRRGVTPPPGLEVLIRRLHSVLVARQYVLLDYDAPKTVLDRATALTPGLESPTVSPLRDTDWVAVRSMVLAKDTNRIMDELYDLGARAILVSNIHACRI; encoded by the coding sequence ATGCTGCGTGTTGCCGTCCCCAACAAGGGTGCCCTGTCCGAAGCCGCTTCAGCGATGTTGGCGGAGGCTGGCTACCGTCAGCGCCGCGACTCCCGCGAACTGGTCATGGTTGACCCCGAGAACAACGTTGAATTCTTCTTCCTCCGTCCCCGCGACATTGCCGTTTATGTTGGCGCAGGCACCTTGGATGTTGGCATCACCGGCCGGGACCTGCTCATGGACGCTCAGGTTGATGCCGAGGAGCTATTGCCCTTGGGCTTTGCCAAGTCCACATTCCGCTTTGCCGGCCCCGTCGGCGACTTTGCTAGCGCAGCCGAGCTTGAAGGTAAGCGTCTTGCTACCAGCTACGACGGCCTGTTGCGTGAATACCTGGCCGAGCTGGGCATCAACGCTTCGGTGGTCCGCCTCGACGGCGCCGTAGAATCTTCGGTGCGCTTGGGCGTTGCCGATGCCATTGCTGACGTCGTAGAGACCGGCAGCACCCTCAAGGCCGCCGGCATGGAAATCTTCGGTGAGCCCATCCTGAGCTCCGAGGCGCTACTCATTGGCCGCCGCGGCGTCACCCCGCCTCCCGGCCTGGAAGTTCTGATCCGCCGCCTGCACAGCGTCTTGGTTGCACGCCAATACGTGCTCCTTGACTACGATGCCCCCAAGACGGTTCTGGACCGTGCCACGGCGTTGACTCCCGGTTTGGAATCACCCACCGTATCGCCCTTGCGCGACACTGACTGGGTTGCCGTGCGGTCCATGGTTTTGGCCAAGGACACCAACCGCATCATGGACGAACTCTACGATCTGGGCGCCCGCGCCATCCTGGTCAGTAACATCCACGCCTGCCGGATCTAA
- a CDS encoding TIGR03085 family metal-binding protein translates to MQFVEPSREVLAETLLAAGPGAPTLCEGWLTQDLAAHLYLREHNPRVGLGLVLKPWRKATERATAELADRSKTPETFAALVEKFRAGPPKLSPFALKSVDQVANLTEFFIHTEDVRRASDRWAPRTLDPGYSEVLWAELLKRAALMYRGVDLGIVLVNPAGPRHVAKRAPVSVAIIGDPGELLMHANGRTGHALVTFEGQPDAVALLRTADVGL, encoded by the coding sequence ATGCAATTTGTAGAACCATCCCGCGAAGTACTTGCCGAGACCCTGCTGGCCGCTGGTCCGGGAGCACCTACGCTCTGTGAAGGATGGCTAACCCAGGATTTGGCCGCTCACCTCTACCTGCGCGAACACAATCCGCGCGTTGGGCTTGGCTTGGTCCTCAAGCCTTGGCGGAAGGCAACGGAGCGGGCCACTGCAGAGTTGGCTGACAGATCCAAGACTCCTGAAACGTTTGCTGCCCTCGTGGAGAAGTTCAGAGCAGGCCCACCAAAGTTGTCACCCTTTGCGCTGAAGTCAGTGGACCAGGTCGCCAACCTGACCGAATTCTTCATCCATACTGAAGACGTCCGCCGCGCCTCGGACCGCTGGGCCCCGCGGACCCTGGACCCGGGCTATTCGGAGGTGCTCTGGGCGGAATTGCTCAAGCGCGCAGCCTTAATGTACCGCGGCGTGGATCTGGGTATTGTGCTGGTGAACCCGGCAGGCCCTCGCCATGTTGCCAAGCGCGCGCCGGTTTCGGTGGCTATTATTGGCGATCCCGGCGAACTCTTGATGCATGCCAACGGCCGCACCGGCCACGCTCTTGTCACCTTCGAAGGCCAGCCGGACGCCGTCGCACTTCTGCGCACCGCCGACGTGGGACTCTAG
- the hisF gene encoding imidazole glycerol phosphate synthase subunit HisF, which translates to MSVAIRVIPCLDVDAGRVVKGVKFQNLRDAGDPVELAQRYDRAGADELTFLDVTASSGNRETTFDVVSRAAEQIFIPLTVGGGVREVSDVDKLLRYGADKASINTAAIARPAVIDEITHRFGSQVLVLSVDARRTQGGITPSGFEVTTHGGRKGTGMDAIEWAKEAADRGVGEILLNSIDADGTKEGFDLELIRLVRAAVHIPIIASGGAGKPEHFPPAVAAGANAVLAASVFHFGPDSAIADVKAAIRAAGYEVR; encoded by the coding sequence ATGAGTGTTGCCATCCGAGTCATCCCTTGCCTGGACGTTGACGCCGGCCGCGTGGTCAAGGGCGTCAAGTTCCAAAACCTGCGCGACGCCGGAGATCCCGTTGAGCTCGCACAGCGGTACGACCGCGCGGGGGCGGATGAGCTGACGTTCCTTGACGTCACCGCTTCCTCCGGCAACAGGGAGACCACCTTTGATGTTGTTTCCCGTGCTGCCGAGCAGATCTTCATCCCCCTCACGGTGGGTGGCGGTGTCCGTGAGGTGTCCGACGTCGATAAGCTCCTGCGCTATGGCGCGGACAAGGCGTCCATCAACACTGCGGCGATTGCCCGTCCGGCCGTCATTGATGAGATCACCCACCGTTTTGGTTCACAGGTTCTGGTACTCAGCGTTGACGCGCGGCGCACCCAGGGCGGGATCACGCCGTCGGGCTTTGAGGTGACCACTCATGGTGGGCGCAAGGGCACAGGAATGGACGCGATCGAGTGGGCCAAGGAGGCTGCCGATCGGGGCGTGGGGGAGATCCTGCTGAACTCGATCGACGCCGATGGTACCAAGGAGGGCTTCGATCTGGAGCTGATTCGTTTGGTCCGCGCGGCCGTGCACATCCCCATCATTGCCTCAGGCGGTGCGGGTAAGCCGGAGCATTTCCCTCCGGCCGTCGCCGCGGGTGCCAACGCTGTGCTGGCCGCGTCAGTGTTCCACTTCGGACCGGACAGCGCCATTGCTGATGTCAAGGCCGCGATTCGCGCCGCGGGGTACGAGGTTCGCTAA
- a CDS encoding riboflavin synthase has translation MFTGIIAGRGTVLALKGAPEDGSAVLVLEAGAQLDGLELGGSLAVNGVCLTATRLVGDTIEMDVMGETLTRTTTGGLATGDVVNLERCVPAGGRLDGHVVQGHVDGTGALLEREDLGNWERLRFSIPAELSRYVAEKGSIAIDGVSLTVTAVSPATEPEQWFEVGLIPVTLANTGLGEKVPGGAVNLEVDVLAKYTARLLEFRGVADSQAPVQAPTSTEGAS, from the coding sequence ATGTTCACTGGAATTATTGCGGGCCGAGGCACAGTCCTCGCCTTGAAGGGCGCTCCCGAAGACGGCAGCGCAGTATTGGTTCTCGAGGCCGGCGCGCAGCTGGACGGCCTGGAACTGGGCGGATCGCTGGCCGTCAACGGCGTGTGCCTGACCGCCACCCGACTGGTAGGGGACACCATCGAGATGGATGTCATGGGTGAGACGCTGACACGGACCACCACCGGCGGTCTTGCTACGGGAGATGTGGTCAACCTCGAACGCTGCGTGCCTGCTGGCGGACGGCTCGACGGGCATGTGGTCCAAGGCCACGTAGATGGCACCGGTGCACTGCTGGAGCGAGAAGATCTGGGCAACTGGGAGCGTTTGCGTTTCTCGATCCCGGCAGAACTCTCCCGTTATGTTGCCGAGAAGGGCTCCATTGCTATTGATGGTGTTTCCCTGACAGTGACGGCAGTGAGTCCTGCCACCGAACCCGAACAGTGGTTTGAAGTCGGGCTGATTCCGGTCACACTGGCCAACACCGGCTTGGGCGAGAAGGTTCCCGGCGGTGCCGTCAACTTGGAAGTTGACGTGCTGGCCAAGTACACGGCCCGGCTGCTGGAGTTCCGCGGGGTGGCCGATTCCCAAGCTCCGGTCCAGGCCCCGACGTCCACAGAAGGTGCGTCATGA
- a CDS encoding anthranilate synthase component I, with amino-acid sequence MQDLGVISPSLTEFRELARTRRVIPVHLKVLADAQTPIGLYRALAAEAPGTFLMESAAVGGVWSRYSFIGVRSSATLTTHDGGAFWQGTPPVGVPLSGNPVAAMEATLKLLATERFAGLPPFTSGLVGFVGWESVRHWEKLPTPPPDDLNLPELALNLIADMAVHDNNEGTVLLIANAINANGTDENVDGAWHDAVSRIHAMVNQLRQPVAQPMSVIEVPAASFADSVAEQWDRNEYLKALDIAKEAIVDGEVFQVVVSRRFEMVCEASALDVYRVLRNTNPSPYMYLFSFEDANGEPYSIVGSSPEALVSVLGNEVITHPIAGSRPRGATTEEDKWLAKDLLADEKERSEHLMLVDLSRNDLSKVCVPGTVDVTQFMEIERFSHIMHLVSTVVGTLSPEANAYDVLAATFPAGTLSGAPKPRALSLLDELEPIRRGVYGGVVGYLDFAGDMDMAIAIRSALLRGGKAYVQAGGGIVADSVNESEALETVNKAAAPLRAVYAAASLRTLEESMGDVSSVLPDTGLLDVASLDSADLDSARFDSAGEAL; translated from the coding sequence ATGCAAGATCTAGGTGTCATCAGCCCCTCCCTGACGGAGTTCCGTGAACTGGCCCGCACCCGCCGGGTCATCCCCGTGCATCTGAAGGTCTTGGCCGACGCGCAAACGCCCATCGGTCTCTACCGCGCCCTGGCCGCCGAGGCCCCCGGTACCTTCTTGATGGAATCCGCTGCCGTGGGCGGGGTTTGGTCCCGCTACTCCTTCATTGGTGTGCGTTCCAGCGCAACCTTGACCACGCACGACGGCGGTGCGTTCTGGCAGGGAACTCCTCCCGTAGGCGTGCCCTTGAGTGGGAACCCGGTGGCCGCCATGGAGGCGACGCTGAAGCTCTTGGCTACGGAGCGGTTTGCTGGACTGCCACCCTTTACCTCTGGCTTGGTTGGCTTTGTCGGTTGGGAATCGGTGCGCCATTGGGAGAAGCTGCCCACGCCGCCGCCGGATGATCTGAACCTGCCCGAACTTGCCCTAAACCTCATCGCCGACATGGCTGTCCATGACAACAACGAAGGCACCGTCCTGTTGATTGCTAACGCCATCAACGCCAACGGCACGGACGAGAACGTCGATGGTGCCTGGCATGATGCCGTAAGCCGCATCCATGCCATGGTGAACCAGTTGCGCCAGCCCGTCGCCCAGCCCATGTCGGTTATTGAAGTACCTGCCGCCAGCTTCGCCGACAGCGTTGCCGAGCAGTGGGATCGCAATGAGTACCTCAAGGCCTTGGATATCGCCAAGGAAGCCATTGTTGATGGTGAGGTCTTCCAAGTGGTGGTCTCGCGCCGCTTTGAAATGGTCTGCGAGGCCAGTGCCCTTGATGTGTACCGGGTTCTGCGCAACACCAACCCCAGCCCGTATATGTACCTGTTCAGCTTTGAAGATGCTAACGGCGAACCGTATTCCATTGTTGGTTCTTCCCCCGAGGCGCTGGTCAGCGTTCTGGGCAACGAAGTCATCACCCACCCCATCGCCGGATCCCGCCCCCGTGGGGCCACCACGGAGGAAGATAAGTGGCTGGCCAAGGACCTGCTCGCTGATGAGAAGGAACGCTCCGAACACCTCATGCTGGTGGATCTGTCCCGCAATGACCTCTCCAAAGTCTGTGTCCCGGGAACTGTTGATGTCACCCAGTTCATGGAAATTGAGCGGTTCAGCCACATCATGCATCTGGTCTCCACCGTGGTGGGCACCTTGAGCCCGGAGGCGAACGCCTACGATGTCTTGGCCGCAACCTTCCCAGCTGGCACGCTCTCCGGCGCGCCCAAACCCAGGGCGCTAAGTTTGCTGGACGAATTGGAACCCATCCGTCGCGGTGTTTACGGCGGTGTGGTGGGCTACCTGGATTTCGCCGGTGACATGGACATGGCGATCGCCATCCGCTCAGCGTTACTGCGCGGTGGCAAGGCCTACGTCCAGGCCGGTGGCGGGATCGTGGCGGACTCAGTCAATGAAAGCGAAGCGTTGGAAACAGTGAACAAGGCCGCAGCACCCCTGCGGGCCGTCTACGCCGCAGCGTCCTTGCGTACCCTCGAGGAGAGCATGGGCGATGTGTCCTCGGTTCTTCCTGACACTGGTCTTCTCGACGTTGCCAGTCTCGACAGTGCGGATCTCGACAGTGCTCGTTTCGACAGTGCGGGGGAGGCGCTGTGA
- a CDS encoding phosphoribosyl-ATP diphosphatase codes for MKTFESLFDELSAKAAARPAGSRTVAELDSGVHGIGKKVVEEAAEVWMAAEYESEADCAEEISQLFYHLQVMMIAKGLTLQDVYKHL; via the coding sequence GTGAAGACCTTCGAATCCCTTTTTGATGAGCTCAGTGCGAAAGCCGCAGCCCGGCCCGCTGGCTCCCGTACCGTCGCCGAACTTGATTCCGGCGTCCACGGTATCGGCAAGAAAGTGGTTGAGGAAGCCGCCGAGGTGTGGATGGCTGCCGAGTATGAATCGGAAGCTGACTGCGCTGAGGAGATTTCCCAGCTGTTCTACCACCTGCAGGTCATGATGATCGCTAAAGGGTTGACCCTTCAGGACGTTTACAAGCATCTCTAG